The Scyliorhinus torazame isolate Kashiwa2021f chromosome 17, sScyTor2.1, whole genome shotgun sequence genome includes a window with the following:
- the LOC140394375 gene encoding cytochrome P450 2K6-like: protein MFRQQKESGNPNSYFNENNLRYSTINLFTAGMETTSTTLRWGMLLMMKYPEIQKKVHEEIIRVIGSERFPRAENRTDLPYTDAVIHEIQRFGDIVPLNITHETTVDLKFKGFFIPKGTHVIPLLSSVLYDKTQWEKPTEFNPSHFLDAEGKFVKRDAFMPFSAGRRACAGETLAKMELFMFFSALIQKFKFQVPPNVSELGLESGVGFTSFPKYPYVCAVRR from the exons ATGTTCCGACAACAAAAG GAATCAGGCAATCCTAATTCATACTTTAATGAAAACAACTTAAGGTACTCGACAATCAACTTGTTTACTGCGGGGATGGAAACCACCTCGACCACACTTCGTTGGGGAATGCTTCTGATGATGAAATATCCAGAGATTCAGA AAAAGGTTCACGAAGAAATTATCAGAGTTATTGGATCAGAACGATTTCCCAGAGCTGAAAACCGGACAGATTTGCCATACACTGACGCAGTGATCCACGAAATCCAGAGGTTTGGTGACATTGTTCCCCTGAACATCACACATGAAACAACAGTGGACTTAAAATTCAAAGGATTCTTCATTCCAAAG GGAACCCATGTGATTCCATTGCTGTCCTCTGTGCTCTACGATAAAACCCAATGGGAAAAACCAACTGAGTTCAACCCGTCTCACTTTCTGGATGCTGAGGGCAAGTTTGTGAAGAGGGATGCCTTCATGCCTTTCTCTGCAG GTCGGAGGGCATGCGCTGGCGAGACCTTGGCTAAGATGGAACTGTTCATGTTCTTTTCCGCTCTGATACAAAAATTTAAGTTTCAAGTCCCCCCGAATGTCAGTGAATTGGGGCTCGAGTCGGGTGTGGGTTTTACTTCATTCCCCAAGTACCCGTATGTGTGTGCAGTCCGTCGCTGA